A single region of the Bacteroidota bacterium genome encodes:
- a CDS encoding FMN-binding negative transcriptional regulator, which translates to MYIPKINKINNQEEIFRFIRENPFAIIISNNNDGIIATHTPVELFVKPDGVTVLRTHIAKANPQWKNFADAGNVMVIFNGPHTYISSSWYNHVNVPTWNYIAIHVYGKPRILDRAETISLLTDLVDRHEQFSEKPFSMQHLDAQYLDNHLKALVAFEIQIDKIDAKEKLSQNRDAHNFNLVIDQLEKRPDEQSKAIQSEMNRIKKKLFE; encoded by the coding sequence ATGTATATTCCAAAAATTAACAAGATTAATAATCAGGAAGAAATTTTTCGATTTATTCGGGAAAACCCTTTCGCAATTATAATCAGCAATAATAACGATGGTATTATCGCAACACATACACCTGTTGAGTTGTTTGTAAAACCGGATGGTGTAACTGTGCTGCGCACACATATTGCAAAAGCCAATCCGCAATGGAAAAATTTTGCGGATGCAGGAAATGTGATGGTGATTTTTAATGGTCCGCATACCTATATCAGCTCTTCGTGGTACAATCATGTTAATGTTCCAACATGGAATTATATTGCCATTCATGTATATGGTAAGCCAAGAATTTTGGACCGGGCAGAAACAATTTCGCTTTTAACTGATTTGGTAGACCGGCATGAACAATTTTCTGAAAAACCTTTTTCTATGCAACATCTTGATGCTCAATATCTGGATAATCATTTAAAAGCTTTGGTGGCATTTGAAATTCAAATTGATAAAATAGATGCCAAAGAAAAACTCAGTCAGAACAGAGATGCACATAATTTTAATCTGGTAATTGATCAACTGGAAAAAAGACCTGATGAACAAAGTAAGGCGATACAATCGGAAATGAACCGGATTAAAAAAAAGTTGTTTGAGTAG
- a CDS encoding DinB family protein, giving the protein MLNWKKPVAGEYIPYQINYIKLVQDGDLIEILRNQIDATAAFLAELSPEKIEYRYAEGKWSIKEVLQHLIDCERIMCYRALCIGRKDKTALPGFEENDYVTNANVNERDFIDMIREFVAVRAGTIYMLRSFNDTILAELGTANNNTVSCNALAYVIAGHELHHLNIIRERYL; this is encoded by the coding sequence ATGCTGAATTGGAAAAAACCCGTAGCCGGAGAATATATTCCTTATCAAATTAACTATATAAAATTAGTTCAAGATGGCGACTTGATTGAAATTTTACGCAATCAGATTGATGCTACAGCTGCATTTTTAGCGGAGTTAAGTCCTGAAAAAATTGAATACCGTTATGCAGAAGGCAAATGGTCGATAAAAGAAGTGCTGCAACATTTAATTGATTGTGAAAGAATAATGTGTTACAGGGCCTTATGTATTGGAAGAAAAGATAAAACTGCGTTACCCGGATTTGAAGAAAATGATTATGTAACAAATGCTAATGTTAATGAACGCGATTTTATTGATATGATACGCGAATTTGTTGCTGTTCGTGCAGGAACAATTTATATGCTTCGGAGTTTTAATGATACTATTTTAGCTGAACTTGGCACGGCAAATAATAATACCGTTTCATGTAATGCTTTGGCGTATGTAATTGCAGGGCATGAGTTACACCACTTAAATATTATTAGGGAACGATATTTATAA
- a CDS encoding antibiotic biosynthesis monooxygenase, with protein sequence MIIRIVKMSFLPEKTNDFMQIFGNAQHKIEAFPGCKGVDLTRDILQPNIFITISIWDSVVSLDNYRNSELFKTTWAQTKLLFNERPDAWSLDKLR encoded by the coding sequence ATGATAATACGCATTGTGAAAATGTCCTTTTTGCCCGAAAAGACTAACGATTTTATGCAAATTTTTGGCAACGCGCAACACAAAATTGAAGCGTTTCCGGGATGTAAAGGCGTGGATCTGACACGTGATATTTTACAACCGAATATTTTTATTACAATTAGTATTTGGGATTCGGTGGTTTCACTCGACAATTATCGCAATTCTGAATTATTTAAAACTACCTGGGCACAAACTAAATTATTATTTAACGAACGCCCCGATGCATGGTCGCTGGATAAATTAAGATAG
- a CDS encoding SAM-dependent chlorinase/fluorinase codes for MPIVTLTSDLGNKDYYVAIIKGKILSRVPNAQLVDITHEITPFNIQEAAFVLKNTFIHFPPKTIHLVSVHAETRSDTKVVVIEHQNHYFVGMDNGLFALMTEELPKQIIAVNMVGNGPSSFLAKDIMSDVASALLEGKTLQSLGSALNALESKTYLRPPDNNFVMRASIVYIDRFGNLITNVSKDRFEKIRAGREFVINYKRNEELREISGTYSDVPEGERLCLFNSSGNLEIAINKGNASQLLGLHLDNTIQIEFE; via the coding sequence ATGCCAATTGTAACCCTCACGTCCGACTTAGGTAATAAGGATTACTACGTGGCTATCATTAAAGGTAAAATATTATCACGTGTGCCAAATGCGCAACTTGTTGATATTACCCATGAAATTACTCCCTTTAACATTCAGGAAGCTGCTTTCGTTCTCAAAAATACATTTATTCACTTTCCTCCAAAAACAATTCACCTTGTAAGTGTACATGCAGAGACCCGCAGCGACACCAAAGTTGTGGTTATTGAACACCAAAATCATTACTTTGTTGGTATGGACAATGGTTTATTTGCACTTATGACAGAGGAATTACCAAAACAAATTATAGCAGTAAATATGGTCGGAAATGGGCCAAGTTCATTTTTAGCGAAAGATATCATGAGTGATGTTGCGTCGGCGTTATTGGAGGGGAAAACCCTGCAATCGTTGGGTTCGGCTCTTAACGCGCTTGAATCAAAAACTTACCTGCGGCCGCCTGATAACAATTTTGTGATGCGCGCAAGTATCGTGTACATCGACCGTTTCGGCAATTTGATCACCAATGTGAGTAAAGACCGATTCGAAAAAATACGTGCTGGACGTGAATTTGTTATAAATTACAAAAGAAATGAAGAACTTCGCGAAATATCCGGAACGTACAGCGATGTACCGGAAGGAGAAAGATTGTGCTTGTTCAACTCCTCGGGTAATCTGGAAATAGCTATTAATAAAGGCAATGCCAGCCAGCTCCTGGGATTACATCTTGATAACACCATACAAATTGAATTTGAATGA
- a CDS encoding MCE family protein has product MKISNESKVGILAAVGIALLFIGFNYLKGINIFHKGTDYFVEYNSAGGLLVGDPIIIDGFTVGRVKAVGLQEDQSGVNVVLNFTENVKLPADSEARIRGNLMGEKYVEILMGHSTEVAAPDSNLKGSIETDLANTISAEFKPISDKVKSMLSQMDTAITVLRNIFTDEVQQDLQKSMQSIKLTLESFNRSADRVNSIIINEEGAIDSIINDVSDITAYVNESENDIKSILSNLKSVTDSLNAVEWQSLAKEFELAAQNINIISQKINAGEGSLGKLVNDEELYLELTRSLQTLDSAVAKFAEDPTIRLKLFGK; this is encoded by the coding sequence TTGAAAATATCTAATGAATCGAAGGTAGGGATTTTGGCGGCTGTAGGTATAGCACTGCTCTTTATTGGCTTTAATTACCTTAAAGGCATAAATATTTTTCACAAGGGAACAGATTATTTTGTTGAATATAACAGTGCCGGCGGATTGCTGGTGGGTGACCCGATTATTATTGACGGATTTACCGTTGGTCGTGTAAAAGCTGTTGGACTGCAGGAAGACCAAAGTGGTGTAAATGTGGTGCTAAATTTTACTGAAAATGTAAAATTACCTGCCGATTCAGAAGCACGCATCAGAGGTAATTTGATGGGTGAAAAATATGTAGAGATTTTAATGGGTCATTCCACAGAAGTAGCTGCTCCGGATAGTAATTTGAAAGGAAGTATTGAAACTGATTTGGCAAATACCATTAGTGCCGAATTTAAACCGATTAGTGATAAGGTAAAAAGTATGTTGTCGCAAATGGATACTGCAATAACCGTTTTGCGCAATATTTTTACAGATGAAGTACAACAAGATTTACAAAAAAGCATGCAGAGCATTAAATTGACCTTAGAGTCGTTTAACAGATCGGCAGACCGAGTTAACTCAATTATTATTAATGAAGAAGGTGCAATTGATTCTATCATCAATGATGTTTCGGATATTACTGCTTATGTAAATGAAAGTGAAAATGATATTAAATCAATTTTATCTAATTTAAAATCAGTAACCGATTCATTAAATGCTGTTGAATGGCAGTCGCTGGCAAAAGAATTTGAACTTGCTGCACAAAATATTAATATTATCTCCCAAAAAATTAATGCCGGTGAAGGTAGTTTAGGCAAGTTGGTTAATGACGAAGAATTATATTTAGAACTCACACGTTCATTGCAAACACTGGATTCAGCAGTGGCTAAATTTGCAGAAGACCCTACCATCCGTTTAAAATTGTTTGGTAAATAG
- a CDS encoding NAD-binding protein has product MSNFSKKMRYAFDNTMSKGPVALIIWLAIISILVIIVAAIVLMITGINQPEESGLSFLEAAWQSLMRTLDAGTMGGDAGWGFRIIMLLVTIGGIFIVSTLIGVLSSGIEGKLDELRKGRSEVMEEDFTLILGWSSKVFTIISELVAANENQKKPRIVILSSNDKVEMEDDIKTNVPDTKNTKVICRSGDTTNPVDLQIVNPKNAKSIIILGKDAHESDFEIIKTILAITNNPDRKTEPYHIVAEMRETQNFDVARMIAKDEAELILTDDIVARIMVQTSRQSGLSVVYTELMDYGGDEIYYKNEPKLAGKTYAEILNMYDSSCVIGLQQNAISRINPPMDTLISNSDAIIVISADDDTIVLNNKSTVDIHANVINKNKPLIEKKVERIILLGWNRRVIRVIKELNNYVGKGSVIHVVANQEIPAELQKENITAFENIKIDYTHAETSDRNVLEQLNVFNADYVMLFSYELDNDIQRSDSITLITLLHLRDMSEKAGKDLNLVSEMLDLKNRELAEVTNADDFIVSDKMLSLLITQVSENKHLMRVFEDILDEDGSEIYMKPITDYVSVQQPVNFYTLVQSGIEKGQTVIGYRRMVNEHNAAEAYGIKLNPEKQVMIQFSAEDKLIVLADD; this is encoded by the coding sequence ATGAGCAATTTCTCCAAAAAAATGCGTTATGCCTTTGATAACACCATGAGCAAAGGCCCTGTGGCGCTGATTATATGGTTAGCAATCATATCCATACTGGTAATTATAGTTGCAGCTATCGTATTAATGATAACCGGTATTAATCAGCCTGAAGAATCGGGCTTATCTTTCCTGGAAGCGGCTTGGCAAAGTTTAATGCGCACTTTGGATGCAGGAACAATGGGTGGCGATGCAGGATGGGGATTTCGAATCATCATGTTGCTGGTTACTATTGGGGGTATTTTTATTGTGAGTACTTTAATTGGGGTATTATCGAGCGGGATAGAGGGAAAACTGGATGAATTGCGCAAAGGTCGCAGTGAAGTAATGGAAGAAGATTTTACACTGATTTTAGGATGGAGTTCAAAAGTATTTACCATAATCAGCGAATTAGTTGCCGCAAATGAAAATCAGAAAAAACCACGTATTGTAATTTTATCCAGCAACGATAAAGTGGAAATGGAAGATGACATTAAAACGAATGTTCCTGACACAAAAAATACAAAAGTAATTTGCAGAAGCGGTGATACAACAAACCCTGTTGATCTTCAAATTGTAAATCCCAAAAATGCAAAATCTATAATAATTTTAGGAAAAGATGCTCACGAAAGCGATTTTGAAATAATTAAAACAATTCTTGCCATTACCAACAACCCCGACCGTAAAACGGAGCCTTATCATATTGTTGCAGAAATGCGTGAAACGCAAAATTTTGATGTTGCACGTATGATTGCAAAAGATGAGGCTGAATTAATATTAACGGATGATATTGTAGCGAGAATAATGGTTCAAACCTCACGCCAAAGCGGGTTAAGTGTTGTATATACTGAATTAATGGATTATGGTGGGGATGAAATTTATTACAAAAACGAACCAAAACTAGCCGGAAAAACATATGCAGAAATTCTGAATATGTATGACTCCAGTTGTGTGATTGGTTTGCAACAAAATGCAATCAGCAGAATTAATCCACCAATGGATACATTAATTTCCAACAGTGATGCAATAATTGTAATTAGTGCAGATGACGACACTATTGTTTTAAATAATAAATCAACAGTAGACATACATGCGAATGTAATCAACAAAAACAAACCGTTGATAGAAAAAAAGGTGGAACGTATCATTTTATTAGGATGGAACCGAAGAGTAATTCGTGTAATAAAAGAATTAAATAATTATGTAGGTAAAGGCTCCGTTATTCATGTTGTTGCCAATCAGGAAATTCCTGCTGAATTGCAAAAAGAAAATATTACAGCATTCGAAAATATTAAAATTGACTATACGCATGCCGAAACCAGTGATAGAAATGTGCTGGAACAGTTAAATGTATTTAACGCCGATTATGTAATGCTGTTTAGTTATGAATTAGATAACGATATTCAGCGCAGTGATTCAATTACCCTTATCACCTTATTACATTTACGCGATATGAGTGAAAAAGCAGGTAAAGATTTAAATTTGGTGAGTGAAATGTTGGATCTTAAAAACCGTGAACTGGCTGAAGTAACTAATGCCGATGATTTTATTGTAAGCGATAAAATGTTAAGTTTATTAATTACACAAGTAAGTGAAAACAAACATTTAATGCGTGTTTTTGAAGATATTCTGGATGAAGATGGCAGTGAAATTTACATGAAGCCGATAACGGATTATGTAAGTGTTCAACAGCCGGTAAACTTCTATACCCTTGTACAATCAGGCATTGAAAAAGGCCAAACCGTAATTGGTTACCGCCGTATGGTAAATGAACACAACGCCGCAGAAGCCTATGGTATTAAACTCAACCCCGAAAAACAGGTTATGATACAATTTTCAGCAGAAGACAAATTAATTGTGTTGGCAGATGATTAA
- a CDS encoding PhoH family protein, which translates to MIEITIPLDGVRPIDFYGIHNARLGIIKKTFPYLNISGRGSELKVRGNEKDIDDFKAKIDKVLIHLERFGSISDANLQSILFGVAEEELVDVPELPDDAIVHGQNGFLVRARTPNQKKMVALANENDIVFAIGPAGTGKTYTAVALAVRALKDKVVKRIILTRPAVEAGENLGFLPGDLKEKIDPYLRPLYDALDDMLPMEKLNLYMQNRVIEIAPLAFMRGRTLDHAFIILDEAQNATDAQIKMFLTRIGPSAKCIITGDLTQIDLPRNQSSGLYTSLRILKDIDGIGTIFLNENDVVRHRLVKQIIKAYDKEKSRMENRADGDHQGS; encoded by the coding sequence TTGATTGAAATAACTATTCCTTTAGACGGCGTAAGGCCGATTGACTTCTACGGTATACATAATGCCCGGTTGGGAATCATAAAAAAAACCTTTCCATATCTCAATATCTCCGGTCGCGGAAGCGAATTAAAGGTGAGAGGCAATGAAAAAGATATTGATGATTTTAAAGCAAAAATCGACAAAGTTCTAATTCACCTCGAACGTTTTGGCAGTATTAGTGACGCCAATTTGCAGAGTATATTATTTGGTGTTGCAGAAGAGGAGTTGGTAGATGTTCCTGAATTACCCGATGATGCAATTGTGCATGGTCAAAATGGATTTTTGGTAAGAGCCAGAACGCCAAATCAGAAAAAAATGGTCGCGTTAGCCAACGAAAATGATATTGTTTTTGCAATAGGACCTGCGGGAACGGGAAAAACGTATACTGCAGTTGCACTTGCTGTTCGCGCCTTAAAAGATAAAGTGGTAAAACGTATCATCTTAACCCGGCCTGCTGTTGAAGCAGGTGAAAACCTGGGATTTTTACCCGGCGATTTAAAAGAAAAAATCGACCCTTACCTGCGACCATTATATGATGCATTGGATGATATGCTGCCAATGGAAAAACTGAATTTATACATGCAGAACCGTGTAATTGAAATTGCACCTTTGGCATTTATGCGCGGTAGAACATTGGATCATGCATTTATTATTTTAGATGAGGCACAAAATGCAACAGATGCTCAAATAAAAATGTTTTTAACACGTATCGGTCCAAGTGCAAAATGTATTATTACCGGCGATTTAACACAAATTGATTTACCAAGAAATCAATCTTCAGGGTTATATACCTCGTTGCGTATATTAAAAGATATTGATGGCATTGGTACAATTTTCTTAAATGAAAATGATGTTGTTCGTCACCGATTGGTGAAACAAATTATCAAAGCATACGATAAAGAAAAATCAAGGATGGAAAATCGCGCAGACGGTGATCATCAAGGTTCATAA
- the aroB gene encoding 3-dehydroquinate synthase, producing MQISPDNYTIFINNLPDKDGVFTSWLQQHQYSRIFVLCDENTAQYCYPKLQAFLPQHILLQIKSGESEKNIQTCTYLWQQLTEYQAERKSLLINLGGGVIGDMGGFVAGTYKRGFDFINIPTTLLSQVDASVGGKLGIDFNGVKNLIGLFQNPKAVFIVSDFLTTLPQNQLRSGFSEVLKHGLIYQAEYWNTTKVLNYATCSDWLSVIANSVEIKHQVVKIDPFESGLRKILNFGHTIGHAIETWSLQHDTNPLLHGEAIAIGMICEAYLSFKINGLSQTALEEIVEVLIRNFGKYPLQNIPVPALMEVMQLDKKNSNHTINFSLLRAIGTCDFDIKASDAAIAESLNFYCQLK from the coding sequence ATGCAAATTTCTCCGGATAATTATACCATTTTTATTAATAACCTTCCGGACAAGGACGGCGTTTTTACAAGCTGGCTGCAGCAACATCAATATTCACGCATTTTTGTTTTATGTGATGAAAATACAGCCCAATATTGTTATCCGAAATTGCAAGCATTTTTGCCACAGCATATTTTACTACAAATTAAATCCGGTGAATCGGAGAAAAATATTCAAACGTGTACTTATTTGTGGCAACAACTTACTGAATATCAGGCTGAAAGAAAAAGTCTGCTGATTAATTTAGGCGGCGGTGTTATTGGCGATATGGGCGGTTTTGTTGCCGGAACGTATAAACGCGGATTCGATTTTATCAATATTCCGACTACATTATTATCACAGGTAGATGCATCAGTTGGTGGTAAATTGGGTATTGATTTTAATGGCGTAAAAAACCTCATCGGATTATTTCAAAATCCGAAAGCTGTTTTTATTGTATCCGATTTTTTGACAACATTACCACAAAATCAATTGCGCTCCGGTTTTAGTGAAGTGTTAAAACACGGATTAATTTATCAGGCCGAATACTGGAATACAACTAAAGTTTTAAATTACGCTACCTGCTCCGACTGGTTATCGGTAATTGCCAACTCTGTTGAAATAAAACATCAAGTAGTAAAAATTGACCCTTTTGAAAGTGGGTTACGAAAAATATTAAATTTTGGTCATACCATTGGCCATGCTATTGAAACATGGTCGCTGCAACATGACACAAATCCGCTATTACACGGAGAAGCAATTGCCATCGGTATGATTTGTGAAGCCTATTTATCGTTTAAAATAAACGGACTTAGCCAAACAGCACTCGAGGAAATAGTTGAAGTATTGATAAGAAATTTCGGAAAATATCCGCTCCAAAATATACCTGTTCCTGCTTTAATGGAAGTGATGCAACTAGATAAGAAAAATAGTAATCATACGATTAACTTTAGTTTATTGCGTGCCATCGGTACCTGCGATTTTGATATAAAAGCCTCAGACGCAGCAATTGCCGAATCATTAAATTTTTATTGCCAACTCAAATGA
- a CDS encoding 3-phosphoshikimate 1-carboxyvinyltransferase, giving the protein MKLIFKSVPSAIQGAIKLEGSKSISNRLLIMQALCPEGFEIDNLSPSDDTTTLKRLLSSNDTICDVGAAGTTMRFLTAYFAIKNQQHILTGSDRMKQRPIKLLVDALRDLGADIQYKEKDGYPPIEINGKKLSGGKVTIRADVSSQYISALLMIGPVLENGLELYLEGKIGSFPYINMTLRTMAKLGIQYKMDGNTIHVYTGNYIGKPMQAESDWSAASYFYGICALSKGAEIKISGLFKDSLQGDSVLPEIYNQLGVVSYFEDDILVLSQVDSYVDELIYDFSNCPDLAQTVAVTCAALGVPARFTGLESLKIKETDRTAALQTELQKFGVSFLPDGEAWVLNGATVAGNDLTIHTYEDHRMAMCFAPLSLKHKNIIIEEPMVVKKSYPSFWSDLSSLGFESESI; this is encoded by the coding sequence ATGAAATTAATTTTTAAAAGTGTTCCATCAGCTATTCAGGGTGCAATAAAACTGGAAGGTTCAAAAAGTATCAGCAACCGTTTATTGATCATGCAGGCATTGTGCCCGGAAGGATTTGAAATAGATAATCTCTCTCCATCGGATGATACTACAACATTAAAGCGCCTGCTAAGCAGTAATGATACCATTTGTGATGTTGGTGCAGCAGGTACTACCATGCGATTTTTAACTGCTTATTTTGCAATTAAAAATCAGCAACATATTTTAACCGGTTCTGATAGAATGAAGCAGAGACCAATTAAATTATTGGTAGATGCACTCCGCGATTTAGGAGCTGATATTCAATACAAAGAAAAAGATGGTTACCCGCCAATTGAAATTAATGGTAAAAAATTATCCGGCGGAAAAGTTACCATTCGTGCGGATGTGAGTTCACAATATATTTCTGCTTTATTAATGATTGGTCCTGTCTTGGAAAACGGACTGGAATTATATCTCGAAGGAAAAATTGGTTCCTTTCCTTATATTAATATGACCTTGCGCACCATGGCAAAATTGGGTATCCAATATAAAATGGATGGAAACACAATTCATGTGTACACAGGTAATTATATTGGTAAACCGATGCAGGCAGAAAGCGACTGGAGTGCAGCTTCTTATTTTTATGGTATTTGTGCATTGAGTAAAGGCGCTGAAATTAAAATAAGTGGCTTATTTAAAGATAGTTTGCAAGGTGATAGTGTGTTACCGGAGATTTATAATCAGCTTGGTGTAGTGAGCTATTTTGAAGATGATATTTTAGTACTTAGTCAGGTGGATAGTTATGTGGATGAATTAATTTACGATTTCAGTAATTGCCCCGACCTTGCACAAACGGTTGCGGTTACTTGCGCAGCACTTGGTGTTCCTGCAAGATTTACAGGACTGGAAAGTTTAAAAATAAAAGAAACAGATCGCACGGCAGCTTTGCAAACGGAATTACAAAAATTCGGTGTGTCATTTTTACCGGATGGTGAGGCCTGGGTTTTAAACGGAGCAACCGTTGCCGGAAATGATTTAACGATTCATACCTACGAAGATCATCGTATGGCCATGTGTTTTGCACCGTTGAGTTTAAAGCACAAAAATATTATTATAGAAGAACCAATGGTAGTGAAAAAATCTTACCCTTCTTTCTGGAGCGACTTATCCTCACTCGGGTTTGAATCGGAATCAATTTGA
- a CDS encoding N-acetylmuramoyl-L-alanine amidase, whose translation MKQRTSRTSLLLVFFVVTFIVLTSFKTGALKPEPPQPYQLKTVVIDAGHGGHDIGCSGTKNNEKTVALNLSLKLGALIEKNYPDVKVVYTRKTDVFVELYERAAIANRNNADLFICIHCNANPSTSPSGTETYVMGLHKTEANLNVAKRENEVILLEDNYNQHYDGFDPSNPASHIIFSLNQHAFMEQSVLFASSVEKYLKSHAKRSSRGVKQAGFLVLWKTGMPSVLIETGFLTNANEEKFLASADGQTAIAESIFYAFRDYKNDMENNSGKVSAEKVTEIEAAMDKEPTAETNPVTKPDVNNGLTFSVQFYASATEEKMSKFSALSGENVTFVKEGGMYKYRIGPYSSLDAATKKQTLARDSGYKDAFVIAIKDGKRISIEEAKALAGK comes from the coding sequence ATGAAACAAAGAACCAGCAGAACCAGTTTGCTCTTAGTATTTTTTGTGGTGACATTTATTGTTTTAACCTCGTTTAAAACAGGTGCATTAAAGCCGGAACCACCGCAACCATACCAATTAAAAACGGTAGTGATTGACGCAGGGCATGGTGGACACGACATTGGTTGCAGTGGAACCAAAAACAACGAAAAAACCGTTGCCCTCAATTTATCTTTAAAATTGGGTGCATTAATTGAAAAAAATTATCCTGACGTAAAAGTGGTTTACACGCGTAAAACGGATGTTTTTGTTGAATTATATGAGCGCGCCGCAATTGCCAACCGCAACAATGCCGATTTATTTATTTGTATTCACTGTAATGCCAATCCAAGCACTTCGCCTTCAGGAACAGAAACCTATGTAATGGGTTTGCATAAAACTGAAGCCAATTTAAATGTGGCAAAACGTGAAAACGAGGTAATTTTATTAGAGGACAACTATAACCAGCATTACGATGGTTTTGACCCTTCAAATCCTGCTTCGCATATCATTTTTTCGTTGAATCAACATGCGTTTATGGAGCAAAGTGTATTATTTGCCTCTAGCGTGGAAAAATATTTAAAAAGTCACGCCAAACGCAGCAGTCGCGGGGTAAAACAAGCCGGATTTCTGGTTTTATGGAAAACCGGTATGCCAAGTGTATTGATTGAAACCGGATTTTTGACCAATGCAAATGAAGAAAAATTCCTGGCTTCTGCCGATGGGCAAACTGCCATTGCCGAGAGTATTTTTTATGCTTTCCGCGATTATAAAAACGATATGGAAAACAATTCCGGTAAAGTAAGTGCAGAAAAAGTGACCGAAATTGAGGCAGCAATGGACAAAGAACCAACTGCAGAAACCAACCCGGTTACAAAGCCTGATGTAAATAACGGACTCACATTCAGTGTGCAGTTTTATGCCAGTGCAACGGAAGAAAAAATGAGCAAATTCAGCGCTTTGAGCGGAGAAAATGTAACTTTTGTAAAAGAAGGTGGCATGTATAAATATCGTATCGGGCCCTACAGTAGTTTGGATGCTGCGACTAAAAAACAAACACTGGCACGAGATTCGGGTTATAAAGATGCATTTGTTATCGCAATTAAGGACGGAAAACGTATCTCGATTGAGGAGGCAAAAGCACTTGCAGGTAAATAA
- a CDS encoding carbonic anhydrase: MSDSATYQQLLKNNANWVEEKLATDPQYFEMLSQGQQPPFLYIGCSDSRLPIDVFTGSIPGQIFIHRNVANQVFLNDMNLLTVLEFSVKTLKVQHIIVCGHYGCGGVEAAYTGTTLNMVENWTMNIRDIAMENKKELDAIPDLKERLNKLSELNVIRQLRQLCKTSVMHDAFRKNEYPKLHGWVLDISHGLIKELPIPVDEWKQYGLLPTGYEP; this comes from the coding sequence ATGAGCGATTCAGCAACATATCAGCAATTATTAAAAAACAATGCAAATTGGGTAGAAGAAAAGCTGGCTACAGACCCTCAATATTTCGAAATGTTGTCGCAAGGCCAGCAACCCCCGTTTTTATATATCGGTTGCAGCGATAGCCGTTTGCCTATTGACGTGTTTACGGGTTCAATTCCCGGACAAATCTTTATCCATCGTAATGTTGCCAACCAGGTGTTTTTGAATGATATGAATTTGTTAACTGTTTTAGAATTTTCTGTTAAAACATTAAAAGTTCAGCACATAATTGTTTGCGGTCATTATGGTTGCGGTGGGGTAGAAGCTGCCTATACCGGAACCACGTTAAACATGGTTGAAAACTGGACCATGAATATTCGTGATATCGCCATGGAAAATAAAAAGGAATTGGACGCCATTCCTGATTTAAAAGAAAGATTAAATAAACTGAGCGAATTAAATGTTATCAGGCAATTGCGACAATTATGCAAAACATCAGTAATGCACGATGCCTTCCGAAAAAATGAATATCCGAAATTGCATGGCTGGGTGCTGGATATATCGCACGGTTTAATTAAAGAATTACCTATACCTGTTGATGAATGGAAACAATACGGATTGTTGCCTACAGGTTATGAACCTTGA